The Neofelis nebulosa isolate mNeoNeb1 chromosome 16, mNeoNeb1.pri, whole genome shotgun sequence genome includes a window with the following:
- the LOC131498145 gene encoding CMRF35-like molecule 7 isoform X1 produces the protein MWLFLVLFLPIVQGSYPLMAVSNAVSGPVRGSLTVQCRYEPGWETYKKWWCRGANWENCRILVKTNGSGEKAKGNQVSIQDNQKMHMFTVTMEELRWNDADTYWCGIEKSGTDLGVKVKVTIDPVTMQCHYGPEWETYVRSWCQDADLSSCNIVVQTTGSELKKNHVSINQKKCTFSMLIWGK, from the exons GCTCATATCCCCTCATGGCAGTGTCAAATGCAGTGAGTGGCCCCGTGCGGGGCTCGCTGACCGTGCAGTGTCGCTATGAACCCGGGTGGGAGACCTACAAGAAGTGGTGGTGTCGAGGAGCTAATTGGGAGAACTGCCGTATCCTTGTGAAAACCAATGGATCAGGGGAGAAAGCAAAGGGTAACCAAGTGTCCATCCAGGACAATCAGAAAATGCACATGTTCACCGTGACCATGGAGGAGCTCAGGTGGAACGATGCAGACACCTATTGGTGTGGGATTGAGAAATCTGGAACTGACCTTGGGGTCAAAGTCAAAGTGACCATTGACCCAG TGACCATGCAATGTCACTATGGCCCAGAGTGGGAGACCTATGTGAGGTCCTGGTGTCAAGACGCTGATTTGAGTAGCTGCAACATCGTTGTTCAAACCACTGGATCAGAGTTGAAGAAGAACCATGTGTCCATCAATCAGAAAAAGTGCACATTCTCCATGCTCATATGGGGGAAGTAA
- the LOC131498145 gene encoding CMRF35-like molecule 5 isoform X3, with product MAVSNAVSGPVRGSLTVQCRYEPGWETYKKWWCRGANWENCRILVKTNGSGEKAKGNQVSIQDNQKMHMFTVTMEELRWNDADTYWCGIEKSGTDLGVKVKVTIDPVTMQCHYGPEWETYVRSWCQDADLSSCNIVVQTTGSELKKNHVSINQKKCTFSMLIWGK from the exons ATGGCAGTGTCAAATGCAGTGAGTGGCCCCGTGCGGGGCTCGCTGACCGTGCAGTGTCGCTATGAACCCGGGTGGGAGACCTACAAGAAGTGGTGGTGTCGAGGAGCTAATTGGGAGAACTGCCGTATCCTTGTGAAAACCAATGGATCAGGGGAGAAAGCAAAGGGTAACCAAGTGTCCATCCAGGACAATCAGAAAATGCACATGTTCACCGTGACCATGGAGGAGCTCAGGTGGAACGATGCAGACACCTATTGGTGTGGGATTGAGAAATCTGGAACTGACCTTGGGGTCAAAGTCAAAGTGACCATTGACCCAG TGACCATGCAATGTCACTATGGCCCAGAGTGGGAGACCTATGTGAGGTCCTGGTGTCAAGACGCTGATTTGAGTAGCTGCAACATCGTTGTTCAAACCACTGGATCAGAGTTGAAGAAGAACCATGTGTCCATCAATCAGAAAAAGTGCACATTCTCCATGCTCATATGGGGGAAGTAA